In a genomic window of Streptomyces noursei ATCC 11455:
- a CDS encoding tetratricopeptide repeat protein, with the protein MPERSPATHVIDYRAAEQLLAARDPRGAIRLLDSVITAHPENTAARLLRARAFFLAAQLRAAELEFQIVLEREPDNAFAHFALARTLERGSRPDEALRHFRLAAALEPRPEFLEAARFAPGRGNGDRAVGPDDGVP; encoded by the coding sequence GTGCCCGAGCGCAGTCCCGCGACGCACGTCATCGACTACCGTGCCGCCGAGCAGCTGCTGGCCGCCCGTGATCCACGAGGCGCGATCCGGCTGCTCGATTCCGTCATCACCGCACACCCCGAGAACACCGCAGCCCGACTGCTGCGCGCCCGCGCCTTCTTTCTCGCCGCCCAACTCCGTGCCGCGGAGCTGGAGTTCCAGATCGTGCTGGAACGCGAGCCGGACAACGCCTTCGCGCACTTCGCCCTCGCCCGCACCCTGGAACGCGGCAGCCGGCCCGACGAGGCCCTGCGTCACTTCCGCCTGGCAGCGGCCCTCGAACCGCGCCCCGAATTCCTCGAAGCGGCCCGCTTCGCGCCGGGCCGGGGCAACGGTGACCGAGCGGTCGGCCCCGACGACGGAGTTCCGTAA
- a CDS encoding UvrD-helicase domain-containing protein: MHTPTPEQTAAAEAFPTGAHLVIQAGAGTGKTTTLAMLAHTARRQRRTGRYLAFNRAVARHATRTFPAEVTCGTAHALAYTAVGRHYQARLNAPRQAGWRTGAALGIKEGMCLRIGPRKVNNKALSYTVLRTITRFCQSADKEIAHHHVPPLRGAESEPLHTQLAGLALPYARRAWADLHHPEHGVVRFEHDHYLKMWALSAPVIPADFLLLDEAQDTNPVVEQVLTAQRAHAQLVLVGDSAQAIYGWRGARDVMTGFDGTHLSLSRSFRFGPALAAEANRWLTIVDAPIRLTGSPRQETELCRLATPDAILCRTNVGAMVEVIRQLDAHRRVALAGGGEPLSALARAAHDLASGRRTAHPELMLFESWCELREYAEFDPAGRDLLPLVELIDEHGADTVLGALDRLSPEASAEVTVSTAHRAKGREWSSVRIADDFTCPDDLDERDEDGTPLPGPIDLDEACLAYVAVTRARSQLDIGGLSWINTHPAGDPRPEGGAPPRREGRRARAAAGKGGHDT, encoded by the coding sequence ATGCACACCCCCACCCCCGAGCAGACCGCCGCGGCCGAAGCCTTTCCGACCGGCGCCCATCTCGTGATCCAGGCCGGCGCCGGCACCGGGAAGACGACGACCCTCGCGATGCTGGCGCACACCGCGCGCCGACAGCGCCGCACCGGCCGCTACCTCGCCTTCAACCGCGCCGTCGCCCGCCACGCCACCCGTACCTTCCCCGCCGAGGTGACCTGCGGAACCGCCCACGCCCTCGCCTACACCGCGGTGGGCAGGCACTACCAGGCGCGCCTGAACGCCCCACGCCAGGCGGGCTGGCGCACCGGCGCCGCCCTCGGCATCAAGGAGGGCATGTGCTTACGCATCGGCCCGCGCAAGGTCAACAACAAGGCCCTCTCCTACACCGTCCTGCGCACCATCACCCGCTTCTGCCAGTCCGCCGACAAGGAGATCGCCCACCATCATGTCCCCCCGCTGCGCGGAGCCGAGTCCGAGCCGCTGCACACCCAGCTCGCCGGCCTCGCCCTGCCCTACGCCCGCAGAGCCTGGGCCGATCTGCACCATCCCGAGCACGGCGTGGTCCGCTTCGAGCACGACCACTACCTCAAGATGTGGGCACTGAGCGCCCCCGTCATCCCGGCCGACTTCCTCCTCCTGGACGAGGCCCAGGACACCAACCCGGTCGTCGAGCAGGTCCTCACCGCGCAGCGCGCCCACGCCCAGCTGGTCCTGGTCGGGGACTCCGCGCAGGCCATCTACGGTTGGCGCGGCGCCCGCGACGTGATGACCGGCTTCGACGGCACCCACCTGAGCCTCTCGCGATCCTTCCGCTTCGGCCCCGCCCTGGCGGCCGAGGCCAACCGCTGGCTGACGATCGTCGACGCCCCCATCCGCCTCACCGGGTCGCCCCGCCAGGAGACCGAGTTGTGCCGGCTCGCCACGCCCGACGCGATCCTGTGCCGGACGAATGTGGGCGCCATGGTGGAGGTGATACGGCAGTTGGACGCCCATCGGCGGGTCGCGCTCGCGGGCGGCGGTGAACCCCTGAGCGCCTTGGCCCGTGCCGCGCACGATCTCGCATCGGGCCGGCGCACCGCTCACCCCGAGCTGATGCTCTTCGAGAGCTGGTGCGAGCTGCGCGAGTACGCGGAGTTTGACCCGGCCGGACGCGACCTGCTGCCTCTGGTGGAGCTGATCGACGAACACGGCGCGGACACCGTGCTGGGTGCCCTGGACCGGCTCTCGCCCGAGGCGTCCGCCGAGGTCACGGTGTCCACGGCCCACCGCGCCAAGGGCCGCGAATGGTCGAGCGTACGCATCGCCGACGACTTCACCTGCCCCGACGATCTCGACGAGCGCGACGAGGACGGCACGCCGCTGCCCGGCCCGATCGACCTCGACGAGGCCTGCCTGGCCTATGTCGCGGTGACCCGCGCCCGCTCGCAGCTCGACATCGGCGGGCTGTCCTGGATCAACACCCACCCGGCCGGCGATCCCCGCCCCGAAGGCGGCGCCCCGCCGAGGAGGGAAGGACGACGGGCGAGAGCGGCGGCCGGGAAGGGGGGACACGACACATGA
- a CDS encoding DUF6343 family protein, whose protein sequence is MRSGDEPLHARSPLRIRCGLALWGLLWAVAGTVAFVMAGRPQWAAACAALAAIAAADLVMVIRHIRQGPHYQPGRNIPPYEPDRGRNEIRRAAGRRRDSRP, encoded by the coding sequence ATGCGCTCGGGTGATGAGCCTCTTCACGCACGCAGCCCACTGAGAATTCGGTGCGGGCTGGCACTGTGGGGGCTTTTGTGGGCCGTCGCCGGCACCGTGGCCTTCGTGATGGCCGGCCGGCCGCAGTGGGCGGCCGCCTGCGCGGCACTCGCGGCGATCGCCGCCGCGGACCTCGTCATGGTGATCCGACACATCCGCCAGGGGCCGCACTACCAGCCCGGCAGGAACATTCCGCCCTACGAGCCCGACCGGGGACGCAACGAGATACGCCGCGCCGCCGGCAGACGGCGCGACTCCAGGCCGTAG
- a CDS encoding cupin domain-containing protein yields MTTTDLDPETPAAAASGPAVGGADAAPASFVVNVPGLADADLEPEPLDPEQVVSGDPVVTGKVLWESPDGSQIRGIWQITPGVVTDTEANELFVVVSGRATIEVEGGQVLEVGPGDACVLREGDRTRWTVHETLRKAYHISL; encoded by the coding sequence ATGACAACTACCGATCTCGATCCCGAGACCCCCGCCGCCGCGGCGTCCGGCCCTGCCGTCGGCGGTGCCGATGCCGCTCCCGCCTCCTTCGTGGTGAACGTCCCCGGCCTCGCCGACGCCGACCTGGAGCCCGAGCCCCTCGACCCCGAACAGGTCGTCTCCGGCGACCCGGTGGTGACCGGCAAGGTGCTGTGGGAGTCGCCGGACGGCAGCCAGATCAGGGGCATCTGGCAGATCACGCCGGGCGTGGTGACGGACACCGAGGCCAACGAACTGTTCGTGGTCGTCAGCGGACGCGCCACCATCGAGGTCGAGGGTGGTCAGGTACTCGAGGTGGGACCGGGCGACGCCTGCGTCCTGCGCGAGGGCGACCGCACCCGGTGGACGGTGCACGAGACGCTGCGCAAGGCCTACCACATCAGCCTCTAG